The Pongo abelii isolate AG06213 chromosome 20, NHGRI_mPonAbe1-v2.0_pri, whole genome shotgun sequence genome window below encodes:
- the APOC4 gene encoding apolipoprotein C-IV, with the protein MSLLRNRLQALPALCLCVLVLACIGACQPEAQEGTPSPPPKLKMSRWSLVSGRIKELLEPVVNRTKDGWQWFWSPSTFRGFMQTYYDDHLRDLGPRTKAWLLESKDSLLNKTHSLCPRLVCGDKDQG; encoded by the exons ATGTCCCTCCTCAGAAACAGGCTCCAGGCCCTGCCTGCCCTGTGCCTCTGCGTGCTGGTCCTGGCCTGCATTGGGG CATGCCAGCCAGAAGCCCAGGAAGGAACCCCGAGCCCCCCGCCAAAGCTAAAGATGAGTCGCTGGAGCCTGGTGAGTGGCAGGATAAAGGAGCTGCTGGAGCCAGTGGTGAACAGGACCAAAGACGGGTGGCAATGGTTCTG GAGCCCAAGCACCTTCCGGGGCTTCATGCAGACCTACTATGACGACCACCTGAGGGACCTGGGTCCGCGCACCAAGGCCTGGCTCCTCGAATCCAAAGACAGCCTCTTGAACAAGACCCATAGCCTGTGCCCCAGGCTTGTCTGTGGGGACAAGGACCAGggttaa